TTTTTATAGGAAGCTCTTCTTGTCCAAAAATACGTGATAGATATTGAGTTTTGGTTGCTCTTATATTTTTTAAATAAACATCTGTAATAGGCGTTAATTTTTTTTCTATCGTAGGAACTAAATCTCGCCATTGGTATAGCACATCGGTTTCAATACCCAGCACCCCATTTTCAATACTTCCAGCTGTTATGTTTTCAACAAAAATATTTTTGACATAACCACCTCGGCGTTCGTTTGTTTTTATAAATACCAAATGAAACATTTTTGCTCCGTCAACCACATTACAGTTTTCAACAAAAACATTTTCAATACCACCAGATAACTCGCTACCTATGGCTAATAATTGGTGACCATTTTTCATAGTGCAATTTCGCATCACTATATTTTTTGATGGGGTATTTAGTCTCCAAGCGTCTTGGTTTCTACCCGATTTTACTGCAATGGCATCGTCACCTTGGTCAAAAATACAATTCTCGATTAAGATATTTTGACTCATTTCTGGGTCTACACCATCATTGTTATGTCCGTGTGCTTTAACTTTAATATTGCGAATAACCACATCTTTTGAAAGGTAAGGGTGAATGGTCCAGAACGGACTGTTTTCAATAGAAACACCTTCAAGCAAAATATTTTTACTACGATTAAATTGTATAAAATGTGGACGGAAATTTGCAGTATCGTTAACCATCTGGCGTGCTTCTACTGGTTTGTTATAAGATGCTAAGTTATAAAGTCTTTTTAAGCTGTTCATGTGTGGTTTTGGGCGTGCAAACCATTTTTCCCATACATCCATTTTAGCTTTTAATTTACCTTCGCCTGTAATGGCAATATTTTCACATCCATAAGCATAAATTAGGGGTGAATAGTTGTAGCATTCCATACCTTCCCAAGTGGTGTGTACAGGAGGTAAGTAGTCGCTTGGCTTTTCAGAAAAAAGTAAGAGAGCTCCTTTATTTAAATGTAAATTAACGTTGCTTTTAAAATGAATTTTTTTTGTAAGCCATTCACCTTTGGGAATTATAACGATTCCACCTCCTATTTTATTTGCTTCAGTAATTGCGTTAGAAATGGCTTTGGATATGAGCTCTTTATCGCCTTGTATTGCTCCGAAATCTGTAATTAAAAATTGCTTACAGTTACTAAAGTCGGGAACTTTAATAGGAGGCATTTCAAATGGTGCATTTACTTTTATTTCGATTATTTTAATCTTATTTTCTT
The genomic region above belongs to Mariniflexile litorale and contains:
- a CDS encoding glycoside hydrolase family 28 protein, whose product is MKGNKSFLLILILIVFSCKKEENKIKIIEIKVNAPFEMPPIKVPDFSNCKQFLITDFGAIQGDKELISKAISNAITEANKIGGGIVIIPKGEWLTKKIHFKSNVNLHLNKGALLLFSEKPSDYLPPVHTTWEGMECYNYSPLIYAYGCENIAITGEGKLKAKMDVWEKWFARPKPHMNSLKRLYNLASYNKPVEARQMVNDTANFRPHFIQFNRSKNILLEGVSIENSPFWTIHPYLSKDVVIRNIKVKAHGHNNDGVDPEMSQNILIENCIFDQGDDAIAVKSGRNQDAWRLNTPSKNIVMRNCTMKNGHQLLAIGSELSGGIENVFVENCNVVDGAKMFHLVFIKTNERRGGYVKNIFVENITAGSIENGVLGIETDVLYQWRDLVPTIEKKLTPITDVYLKNIRATKTQYLSRIFGQEELPIKNIFLNNVVVDSITNQKHIHENVLNFEEK